In Mixophyes fleayi isolate aMixFle1 chromosome 4, aMixFle1.hap1, whole genome shotgun sequence, the following proteins share a genomic window:
- the SENP3 gene encoding sentrin-specific protease 3 gives MRHTPVQRHLPPFSSHLLPPGKHGKLFQIQEDGYWGRDEEEESQLRKSCRQPPRQRRGRRQRLRIMRTLYLGLCKRTITLPFYWKIWGSLGGRRRQLGGRRREGGGGSVGIELGKRRGSVEETSLDNYLAEEETGPSLGLPNGFSPLPAESDTILISNVCSIGTQESPAPNGPHSQDGFTPPPEKEVSPPALTEEHVACVQSILDQFLQSYGSLIPLGTEEVLDKLEDVFQQPFSTPARRAVVQHVIQSYQRLSGNNLLRSFRVTYKRHVLSMDDLGTLYGQNWLNDQIMNMYGDLVMDAVPEKVHFFNSFFYDKLRTKGYEGVKRWTKNVDIFNKQFLLIPIHLEVHWSLICVDVLKRTITYFDSQRTLNRRCPKHIAKYLQAEAVKKERLEYVNGWKGLFKMNVARQNNDSDCGAFVLQYCKFLALELPFTFGQQDMPKLRRQMYKELCHCKLTV, from the exons ATGAGGCACACCCCAGTTCAGCGTCATCTTCCTCCCTTCTCCAGCCACCTACTGCCCCCCGGAAAGCATGGGAAGCTCTTCCAGATCCAGGAAGACGGATACTGGGGGCGAGATGAGGAAGAGGAGTCACAGCTGAGGAAGTCGTGTAGACAACCACCCagacagaggagagggaggagACAGAGGCTGCGCATTATGCGCACGCTTTACCTGGGTCTTTGCAAGCGGACAATTACGCTGCCCTTCTACTGGAAAATATGGGGGAGCCTGGGGGGGAGGCGGAGACAATTGGGGGGCAGGAGAAGGGAAGGAGGAGGTGGCTCTGTGGGCATAGAGTTGGGAAAGCGCAGAGGATCTGTCGAGGAAACATCGTTGGACAATTATTTAGCTGAAGAGGAGACAG GTCCCTCACTCGGACTTCCCAATGGATTCTCTCCTCTCCCTGCAGAATCAGACACCATTCTCATCAGCAATGTCTGCAGCATTGGGACCCAAGAAAGCCCTGCCCCAAACGGACCCCACAGCCAAGATGGCTTTACTCCGCCTCCAGAAAAGGAGGTCTCGCCCCCTGCGTTGACGGAGGAGCATGTGGCGTGTGTACAGA GTATTCTGGACCAGTTTCTCCAGTCTTATGGGAGCCTGATACCGCTGGGAACAGAAGAGGTATTGGACAAGCTGGAGGATGTATTTCAGCAGCCGTTTTCTACCCCGGCAAG GAGAGCCGTTGTGCAGCACGTTATCCAGTCGTATCAGCGTCTATCTGGCAACAATCTGCTGCGCTCCTTCCGTGTTACTTATAAGAGGCATGTGCTAAGCATGGATGACCTGGGCACCCTCTATGGACAGAACTGGCTCAATGACCAG ATAATGAACATGTATGGAGATTTAGTAATGGATGCCGTGCCAGAAAAG GTGCATTTTTTCAACAGTTTTTTTTATGACAAATTAAGAACAAAAGGATATGAAGGAGTGAAACGGTGGACGAAAAAT GTTGATATATTTAATAAGCAGTTCCTCTTGATTCCAATACACCTGGAAGTCCATTGGTCTCTCATCTGTGTGGACGTTCTTAAACGGACCATTACTTACTTTGATTCCCAGCGTACTTTGAACAGGCGCTGCCCCAAG CATATAGCCAAATATCTCCAGGCTGAAGCAGTAAAGAAAGAGCGACTGGAGTATGTCAATGGCTGGAAAGGATTATTCAAAATG AATGTTGCAAGACAGAACAATGACAGTGACTGTGGAGCATTTGTGTTGCAG tACTGCAAGTTCCTTGCTTTGGAGCTCCCATTTACCTTTGGTCAGCAGGACATGCCTAAACTTAGGCGCCAGATGTATAAAGAGCTGTGTCATTGCAAGCTGACTGTGTGA
- the EIF4A1 gene encoding eukaryotic initiation factor 4A-I, with protein MSASYDNRSRDNGPEGMEPDGIIESNWNEIVDSFDDMNLSESLLRGIYAYGFEKPSAIQQRAILPCIKGYDVIAQAQSGTGKTATFAISILQQVELDMKATQALVLAPTRELAQQIQKVVMALGDYMGASCHACIGGTNVRAEVQKLQSEAPHIIVGTPGRVFDMLNRRYLSPKYIKMFVLDEADEMLSRGFKDQIYDIFQKLSSNAQVVLLSATMPADVLEVTKKFMREPIRILVKKEELTLEGIRQFYVNVEREEWKLDTLCDLYETLTITQAVIFINTRRKVDWLTEKMHARDFTVSALHGDMDQKERDVIMREFRSGSSRVLITTDLLARGIDVQQVSLVINYDLPTNRENYIHRIGRGGRFGRKGVAINMVTEEDKRTLKDIETFYNTTIEEMPMNVADLI; from the exons ATGTCTGCGAGTTACGACAACCG ATCCAGAGACAATGGACCCGAAGGCATGGAGCCTGATGGTATCATTGAGAGCAACTGGAATGAAATTGTGGATAGCTTCGATGATATGAATCTGTCGGAGTCTCTCCTGAGAGGAATTTACGCCTATGGTTTTGAGAAACCGTCTGCCATCCAGCAGCGCGCTATTCTACCTTGTATCAAGG GTTACGATGTGATTGCACAGGCTCAGTCTGGAACTGGGAAAACTGCCACTTTTGCTATTTCCATCCTCCAGCAAGTAGAGCTGGACATGAAGGCCACACAGGCCCTGGTACTGGCCCCAACCCGAGAGTTGGCCCAGCAG ATCCAGAAGGTGGTGATGGCCTTGGGAGACTATATGGGTGCCTCTTGCCACGCTTGCATTGGTGGCACCAATGTACGGGCAGAAGTACAGAAACTCCAGTCAGAAGCTCCACACATAATCGTGGGCACGCCAGGCAGAGTCTTCGACATGTTGAACAGGCGCTATCTCT CACCCAAATACATAAAGATGTTTGTGCTGGATGAGGCTGACGAAATGTTGAGTAGAGGATTCAAAGATCAAATCTATGATATTTTCCAGAAGCTGAGCAGCAACGCTCAG GTGGTGCTTCTCTCGGCCACCATGCCGGCAGATGTGCTCGAGGTAACCAAAAAGTTCATGAGGGAGCCCATCCGCATCTTGGTCAAGAAGGAGGAGCTGACCCTGGAGGGTATTCGGCAGTTCTACGTCAATGTAGAGCGCGAG GAGTGGAAGCTGGACACACTTTGTGACTTGTATGAAACCCTTACAATCACACAAGCCGTAATCTTTATAAACACCCGTCGGAAGGTCGACTGGCTGACGGAAAAAATGCACGCACGAGACTTCACCGTGTCTGCACTG CACGGTGATATGGACCAGAAGGAGAGAGATGTCATTATGAGGGAGTTCCGATCTGGTTCCAGTCGTGTCCTGATCACCACAGATCTTCTG GCCCGAGGTATTGATGTGCAACAGGTCTCCCTGGTCATTAACTATGACTTGCCAACCAACAGAGAGAACTACATTCACAG GATTGGCCGAGGCGGACGTTTCGGTAGGAAAGGAGTGGCGATCAACATGGTGACTGAGGAAGACAAGCGTACGCTCAAGGATATTGAGACTTTTTACAATACAACCATTGAGGAGATGCCAATGAATGTGGCAGATCTAATCTAA